The DNA sequence CGGCTCTTGTCAGATTAATATCTTCCTGCTTCTCCGCGGCTTTAGCCAGGATCGTCACCTGGTTGTCGCTCACTTCGAGAAAGCCGCCGCTTACTGCAATACGTTCTGTTTCATTGTCTCTCTTCAATCGGATGGCACTGATGGCGAGCGGGGCAACGAGCGGGGCGTGCTTCGGCAAGATACCGAGTTCGCCGCTCTCCGCCTTACAGCTCACCATATTGAAGTCCCCTTCAAGGACCGGACCATCCGGAGTTACCACACTGACCTGGAGTGTGCTCATCTGAATCCCCCCTCGGGCCAATTGATTATCGGTCGAAAAACAGCCCGATTACTGCTGCATTGCGCCCGCTTTTTCGATTACTTCTTCAATCGGACCGACGAGACGGAAGGCATCTTCCGGTAGATCATCGTACTTGCCGTCCAGAATCTCGCGGAAGCCGCGGATTGTTTCTTTTACAGGAACATAAGACCCCTTCTGCCCTGTGAACTGCTCGGCAACGTGGAAGTTCTGTGACAAGAAGAACTGAATGCGACGTGCACGTGCAACCGTCTGTTTGTCTTCATCAGACAATTCATCCATACCGAGAATTGCAATAATATCCTGAAGCTCTCTGTAACGTTGCAATGTTCGCTGCACTTCAGTCGCAACGGCATAATGCTCTTCTCCGACGATTTCCGGATCGAGTGCTCGTGAAGTCGATGCGAGTGGATCTACCGCTGGATAGATACCTTGTTCTGTCAATTTACGATCGAGGTTCGTTGTTGCATCAAGATGCGCAAACGTTGTAGCCGGAGCTGGATCCGTATAGTCATCCGCTGGTACATAGATTGCTTGAATTGATGTAACAGAACCTTTTGTAGTTGAAGTGATGCGTTCCTGAAGCTTACCCATTTCCGTTGCCAATGTTGGCTGGTAACCTACCGCGGATGGCATGCGTCCAAGAAGTGCCGATACTTCAGAACCCGCCTGTGTGAAACGGAAAATGTTATCGATGAACAATAGTACGTCCTGGCCTTCTTCATCACGGAAGAATTCCGCCATTGTAAGACCTGTAAGGGCTACACGCATACGTGCACCAGGCGGCTCATTCATCTGTCCGAATACCATTGCTGTCTTCGCAAGTACGCCGGAGTCTTTCATTTCAAAGTAAAGGTCGTTTCCTTCACGCGTACGTTCCCCAACACCTGCGAATACGGAAATACCACCGTGTTCCTGGGCGATGTTGTTGATCAGTTCCTGAATTAGTACTGTTTTACCAACACCCGCTCCACCGAAGAGGCCGATCTTTCCGCCTTTTATGTAAGGAGCAAGAAGGTCAACGACTTTGATGCCTGTTTCAAGAATTTGCGTTTCTGTTGCAAGTTCGTCAAACTTTGGCGGTTCGCGGTGAATCGGATCTCTGCGTGCCTCAGCCGGAACTTTATCAACAAGGTCAATTTCTTCACCAAGCACATTGAATACACGTCCGAGTGTTACATCGCCAACTGGCACAGAAATCGGTTTGCCAAGGTTTTCAACAATAGCGCCTCGCTTAATGCCATCTGTTGAAGACATTGCGATTGTGCGTACAGTGTGATCACCCAAATGCAGAGCGACTTCCAGTGTCAAAGTGCGTGCTGCTTCGCCTTCTTTTGCTTCTCTCACAATTGTCAGCGCATCATATATTTCCGGGAGCGTGCCTTCGTCAAACTTGACGTCAACGACAGGTCCCATTACTTGTGTTACATGTCCTGTACTCATAGGCTTTCCTCCTCCAAACCTTTTCCGCTCCTATGAAAGGAACTATTCAAGCGCTGCCGCTCCGCCAATGATCT is a window from the Aciduricibacillus chroicocephali genome containing:
- a CDS encoding F0F1 ATP synthase subunit epsilon, translating into MSTLQVSVVTPDGPVLEGDFNMVSCKAESGELGILPKHAPLVAPLAISAIRLKRDNETERIAVSGGFLEVSDNQVTILAKAAEKQEDINLTRAEAAKKRAEERLQSQKDAIDHHRAELALRRAINRLNVGRS
- the atpD gene encoding F0F1 ATP synthase subunit beta codes for the protein MSTGHVTQVMGPVVDVKFDEGTLPEIYDALTIVREAKEGEAARTLTLEVALHLGDHTVRTIAMSSTDGIKRGAIVENLGKPISVPVGDVTLGRVFNVLGEEIDLVDKVPAEARRDPIHREPPKFDELATETQILETGIKVVDLLAPYIKGGKIGLFGGAGVGKTVLIQELINNIAQEHGGISVFAGVGERTREGNDLYFEMKDSGVLAKTAMVFGQMNEPPGARMRVALTGLTMAEFFRDEEGQDVLLFIDNIFRFTQAGSEVSALLGRMPSAVGYQPTLATEMGKLQERITSTTKGSVTSIQAIYVPADDYTDPAPATTFAHLDATTNLDRKLTEQGIYPAVDPLASTSRALDPEIVGEEHYAVATEVQRTLQRYRELQDIIAILGMDELSDEDKQTVARARRIQFFLSQNFHVAEQFTGQKGSYVPVKETIRGFREILDGKYDDLPEDAFRLVGPIEEVIEKAGAMQQ